A stretch of Castanea sativa cultivar Marrone di Chiusa Pesio chromosome 2, ASM4071231v1 DNA encodes these proteins:
- the LOC142623841 gene encoding protein POLLENLESS 3-LIKE 2, which translates to MLQDMWNAPPGFRPTKSAPSSPAKPLGVSRTRSESFHVTHKVPIGDSPYVRAKNVQLVDKDPEKAIPLFWSAINAGDRVDSALKDMAIVMKQQNRAEEAIEAIKSLRHRCSDQAQESLDNILLDLYKRCGRLDDQISLLKHKLFLIQQGLAFNGKRTKTARSQGKKFQVSVEQEATRLLGNLGWALMQQNNYIEAEDAYRRALSIAPDNNKMCNLGICLMKQGRISEAKENLRRVKPAVADGPRGTDSHLKAYERAQQMLKDLESEMMNKGGDRVEQSRLFDAFLGSSSIWQPQPCKDHHTSLPSIKSQDDFADENINSNVMLANQAVLPQQKSIKQVAPNFNSLNVAAPPFYSTKFKEPIPEGPVGNQFPEGLKRSRSGNAANLIRVNDIGEIKKPLMESRQPENKTRKLSVSPEEKGDKLTELLPDNQDFEEAIMAAVLGTDEAGKTVDTSNTAGIFQRKIEKRLKVFQDITLSLSPRVMN; encoded by the exons ATGTTGCAAGATATGTGGAACGCTCCCCCAGGTTTCAGACCCACCAAGTCCGCTCCTTCCTCACCAGCCAAGCCTCTTGGGGTTTCAAGAACTCGATCTGAGTCCTTCCATGTTACCCACAAGGTCCCAATTGGCGACAGTCCTTATGTCAGAGCCAAGAACGTTCAG TTGGTGGATAAGGATCCGGAAAAAGCGATTCCACTGTTTTGGTCAGCCATTAATGCTGGGGATAGGGTGGATAGTGCTCTGAAAGATATGGCTATTGTGATGAAGCAACAAAATCGGGCTGAAGAAGCCATTGAAGCTATTAAGTCACTGAGACATCGGTGTTCAGATCAAGCCCAAGAGTCTCTTGACAATATTCTTTTGGATCTTTACAAG AGATGTGGGAGGTTGGATGACCAAATATCACTCCTCAAGCACAAGCTATTCTTGATTCAACAAGGGCTGGCTTTCAATGGGAAACGCACCAAGACTGCCAGATCTCAAGGAAAGAAATTTCAGGTCTCGGTGGAACAAGAAGCAACTAGGTTACTG GGGAACTTGGGATGGGCACTGATGCAGCAGAACAACTACATTGAAGCCGAAGATGCTTATAGGAGGGCTCTTTCAATTGCTCCAGATAATAACAAGATGTGCAATCTTGGAATATGTTTGATGAAGCAGGGGAGGATTTCCGAAGCCAAAGAAAATTTGCGGCGTGTGAAACCCGCAGTGGCAGATGGACCAAGAGGGACAGATTCGCATCTCAAAGCCTATGAAAGGGCACAGCAGATGCTCAAGGACCTTGAGTCTGAAATGATGAACAAGGGAGGGGACCGGGTCGAACAGAGTAGGCTCTTCGACGCCTTCCTTGGATCTTCATCGATTTGGCAGCCTCAGCCTTGCAAGGATCATCATACTAGCTTGCCTTCAATCAAATCCCAGGATGATTTTGCTGATGAGAATATCAATTCCAacgtaatgttggcaaaccaggCGGTATTACCCCAGCAGAAAAGTATCAAACAAGTTGCTCCTAACTTCAATTCACTAAATGTTGCTGCACCACCATTCTattcaacaaaatttaaagaGCCCATTCCGGAAGGCCCAGTTGGGAATCAATTTCCAGAGGGCCTAAAGAGATCAAGGTCTGGAAATGCTGCCAATTTGATCAGAGTGAACGACATTGGGGAGATTAAGAAGCCGCTTATGGAATCAAGACAGCCCGAAAATAAGACCCGAAAGCTATCCGTTTCCCCTGAAGAAAAAGGGGACAAGTTGACAGAGTTGTTGCCTGACAACCAGGATTTTGAAGAAGCTATCATGGCTGCGGTTTTGGGTACAGATGAGGCAGGGAAGACAGTTGATACTAGCAACACTGCTGGGATATTTCAGAGGAAGATTGAGAAGAGGCTTAAGGTTTTCCAAGACATCACACTCTCTTTGAGTCCAAGAGTCatgaattaa
- the LOC142625695 gene encoding L-ascorbate peroxidase 3-like, producing the protein MATPVVDKEYLKEIEKARRDLRALISSKGCAPIMLRLAWHSAGTYDAKTKTGGPNGSIRNPEELKHIANAGLENAVKFCEEVKAKRPKITYADLYQLAGVVAVEVTGGPSIDFVPGRKDSMESPEEGRLPDAKQGAKHLREVFYRMGLSDKDIVALSGGHTLGKAHKERSGFESLPWTNDPLKFDNSYFVELLKGDSSKGLLKLPTDKVLVEDPEFRRYVELYAEDEDAFFTDYAVSHKKLSELGFTPPSLGVANKSSARIVVALAAVAVLFGYLFDIYKKSQVNKTHLE; encoded by the exons ATGGCAACACCAGTGGTAGACAAAGAGTACCTCAAAGAAATCGAAAAGGCACGTCGAGACCTTCGTGCTCTCATCTCCAGCAAGGGCTGCGCTCCTATCATGCTCCGCCTAGC TTGGCATAGTGCTGGAACCTATGATGCCAAAACGAAGACTGGAGGTCCTAATGGCTCAATCCGGAATCCGGAGGAGTTGAAACACATTGCAAATGCTGGTTTGGAAAATGCTGTTAAATTTTGTG AGGAAGTGAAGGCTAAACGTCCTAAAATCACGTATGCTGACTTATACCAG cttgcTGGTGTTGTTGCAGTTGAGGTCACTGGAGGTCCTTCTATTGACTTTGTTCCAGGCAGAAAG GATTCGATGGAATCTCCTGAAGAAGGGCGCCTTCCAGATGCAAAACAAG GTGCAAAGCATTTGAGGGAAGTCTTTTATCGCATGGGTCTTTCTGACAAGGACATCGTGGCATTGTCTGGAGGCCACACATTG GGAAAGGCACATAAGGAGAGATCAGGATTTGAAAGTCTACCTTGGACAAATGATCCTTTGAAGTTTGATAACTCATACTTTGT GGAGCTATTAAAAGGGGATTCTTCAAAGGGATTATTGAAACTTCCCACAGACAAGGTTTTAGTTGAGGATCCTGAGTTCCGCCGCTATGTTGAGCTATATGCAGAG GATGAGGATGCTTTCTTCACAGATTATGCAGTATCACATAAGAAACTTTCAGAGCTGGGCTTCACTCCACCTTCCTTGGGAGTTGCTAATAAGAGCAGTGCTAGAATTGTTGTTGCCCTTGCTGCAGTTGCGGTGTTATTCGGTTACCTTTTCGATATTTACAAAAAGAGTCAAGTGAACAAGACTCATCTTGAATAG
- the LOC142625927 gene encoding protein ALTERED PHOSPHATE STARVATION RESPONSE 1: MGCCYSRIEREEIVSRCKARKRYMKQLVKARQAFSATHSMYLRSLRGTGSALLQFANVETNLHHHYHHHYNNHHMQPLLPSPPPQPPAPPPPPPPPMSPGSDTWISSMTASPALPPPPPPPPPPPPMASTSTWDFWDPFVRSVTEEEEWEESTTMASEAVATTTGIGAASATPPPSVVSGFSKDTTASELAMVVSRNSKDLVEIVKELDEYFLKAADAGAQVSILLEVSSSISYSSQSKGGKVYNYGCNLSPSTWTWSLSPKSNGFGKLGEEMLGSSVASGAIVSNSHCSTVERLYAWEKKLYQEVKTAETLKIEHEKRVAHLRKLELKRADYVKTEKTKKEVEKLESQMMVASQAIESTSSEIIKLRETELYPQLIELVKGLMCMWRSMYECHQVQTHIVQQLKYLKTIPSTEATSEIHKQSTLQLELEVQQWHQSFSNLVKAQRDYIQSLAGWLRLSLFQISKNPLSRTSQESKIYSLCEEWHIAVEHIPDRVASEGIKSLLTVIHAIVIQQADEHKQKKKSESVFKELEKKVTELRSLECKYGPYSMAESYSTTSGKDPVADKRAKVEILRAKAEEEKSKHEKSVGVTRAMTLNNLQMSFPHVFQAVVGFSSVCTQAFESVYNKAKSAGEELDVKRILG; encoded by the exons ATGGGTTGTTGTTATTCAAGAATAGAGAGGGAAGAGATCGTGTCAAGGTGCAAAGCAAGAAAAAGGTACATGAAACAATTGGTAAAGGCAAGGCAAGCATTCTCAGCAACACACAGCATGTACCTCCGTTCACTTCGTGGTACTGGTTCAGCTCTTCTCCAGTTCGCCAATGTCGAAACcaacctccaccaccactaccaccaccactacaACAACCACCACATGCAACCACTTCTTCCTTCTCCGCCGCCGCAGCCTCCGGCGCCACCGCCGCCTCCTCCACCGCCAATGAGTCCCGGCTCCGACACCTGGATATCATCAATGACTGCCTCGCCAGCtctacctcctcctcctccgccgCCGCCGCCTCCTCCGCCTATGGCGTCGACTTCCACGTGGGATTTCTGGGACCCATTTGTGAGGTCCGTGACGGAGGAGGAGGAGTGGGAGGAGTCCACCACGATGGCTTCGGAGGCGGTGGCTACCACGACGGGCATTGGGGCCGCGAGTGCCACGCCGCCACCTTCGGTGGTGAGTGGTTTTTCTAAGGACACTACAGCGAGTGAGCTTGCTATGGTGGTGTCTAGGAATAGTAAAGATCTTGTTGAGATTGTGAAAGAGCTTGATGAGTATTTTCTCAAAGCTGCTGATGCTGGTGCCCAAGTCTCAATCCTCTTGGAAGTTTCAAGTTCTATTAGCTATTCATCTCAGAGTAAAGGAG GAAAAGTTTATAACTATGGGTGTAATTTGAGTCCATCGACATGGACATGGAGTTTGAGTCCAAAATCAAATGGTTTTGGGAAGTTGGGTGAGGAAATGCTTGGAAGTAGTGTTGCAAGCGGGGCTATTGTCAGTAACAGCCATTGTTCAACTGTGGAGAGACTATACGCTTGGGAGAAGAAATTGTATCAGGAAGTCAAG ACTGCTGAGACCTTAAAGATAGAGCATGAGAAAAGGGTGGCACATCTAAGGAAGCTAGAGTTGAAGAGGGCTGACTATGTGAAgactgagaagaccaagaaagAGGTTGAAAAGTTGGAATCACAAATGATGGTTGCTTCCCAAGCCATAGAGTCCACCTCTTCTGAGATCATCAAATTAAGGGAAACCGAACTATATCCACAACTTATTGAGCTTGTCAAAGG GTTAATGTGCATGTGGAGGAGCATGTATGAGTGCCACCAAGTCCAAACCCACATAGTTCAGCAGCTGAAATACCTCAAAACCATCCCATCAACTGAAGCCACATCCGAGATTCACAAACAATCAACTCTCCAGCTCGAGCTTGAGGTCCAGCAATGGCACCAGTCCTTTAGCAACCTGGTCAAGGCCCAAAGGGATTACATCCAGTCCCTTGCAGGCTGGCTCCGACTTAGCCTCTTCCAAATCAGCAAAAATCCACTATCCAGAACTTCTCAGGAATCCAAAATTTACTCACTTTGTGAAGAATGGCACATTGCAGTTGAGCATATTCCAGACAGGGTGGCATCTGAAGGGATTAAGAGCCTCTTAACAGTAATCCATGCCATTGTAATTCAACAAGCAGACGAGCATaagcaaaaaaagaagtcaGAATCTGTATTTAAAGAGCTTGAGAAGAAGGTCACTGAGCTTAGATCACTCGAGTGCAAGTATGGTCCATATTCCATGGCAGAATCCTATAGCACTACAAGTGGCAAGGACCCAGTTGCAGATAAGCGAGCAAAGGTGGAAATATTGAGAGCAAAGGCAGAGGAGGAGAAAAGTAAGCATGAAAAATCCGTCGGTGTAACAAGGGCAATGACACTGAATAATCTTCAGATGAGCTTTCCGCATGTGTTTCAAGCCGTAGTTGGATTTTCTAGCGTGTGTACGCAAGCATTTGAATCAGTATACAACAAAGCCAAAAGCGCCGGTGAGGAGCTTGATGTGAAGAGGATACTAGGTTGA
- the LOC142623721 gene encoding L10-interacting MYB domain-containing protein-like isoform X2, which produces MSSRVTRSRREPPQQDDQARARWTTSLTKILADLMIHQVQKGNRQKNSFSKKAWRYISDEFYKKTGLKWDKEQLKNRYAVLRRQYVTVKSLLDQSDFSWDEFTGTIIAKDEAWTEYIRGHPDAETLKNSGCPIYKELCLIFSESAANGKHDLFAEDEGGSPSIQCADPSSMHHESMSDSDEVDDIIDDHKTTQPTTPCSTANRKRGRKGMDDVIAGAIMEMAAASKLRTAAMLQCNARHTIADCIRELDEMQGVDEKVYLAALDLFNKPNAREIFLSLKGDKRLIWLRNKCAA; this is translated from the exons ATGTCAAGCCGAGTAACTCGCTCAAGAAGAGAACCACCTCAGCAGGACGACCAAGCAAGAGCTAGATGGACAACATCTCTCACTAAAATACTTGCAGACTTGATGATTCACCAAGTTCAAAAAGGGAACAgacaaaaaaattcttttagcAAGAAAGCATGGAGGTATATCTCTGAtgaattttataagaaaacagGGCTGAAATGGGACAAGGAGCAATTGAAGAACCGATATGCAGTCTTGAGAAGGCAGTATGTTACTGTGAAGTCACTTCTTGATCAAAGTGATTTCAGTTGGGATGAATTCACGGGGACTATTATAGCCAAGGATGAAGCATGGACTGAATACATCAGG GGACATCCTGATGCCGAGACTTTGAAAAACTCTGGCTGCCCAATCTACAAGGAGCTATGCTTGATATTCTCAGAATCAGCTGCCAATGGGAAACACGATTTGTTTGCTGAAGATGAGGGAGGGAGTCCTTCCATTCAATGTGCAGATCCCTCGAGCATGCACCATGAGTCCATGTCAGATTCCGATGAAGTGGATGACATTATAGATGACCACAAAACTACTCAACCAACCACTCCTTGTTCAACAGCAAATCGCAAGAGAGGTCGTAAAGGAATGGATGACGTTATTGCAGGGGCTATAATGGAGATGGCCGCTGCTTCAAAGCTAAGAACAGCCGCTATGCTGCAATGTAATGCCCGACATACCATAGCCGATTGTATTAGAGAACTGGATGAGATGCAAGGTGTTGATGAAAAGGTCTATTTGGCTGCTCTAGATCTATTCAACAAACCTAATGCAAGGGAGATTTTCTTGTCTCTCAAAGGTGACAAGCGCTTGATTTGGTTGCGAAACAAGTGTGCTGCTTAA
- the LOC142623721 gene encoding L10-interacting MYB domain-containing protein-like isoform X1 — protein sequence MVVTFDAFFPPFFLKPGVLLMELVMSSRVTRSRREPPQQDDQARARWTTSLTKILADLMIHQVQKGNRQKNSFSKKAWRYISDEFYKKTGLKWDKEQLKNRYAVLRRQYVTVKSLLDQSDFSWDEFTGTIIAKDEAWTEYIRGHPDAETLKNSGCPIYKELCLIFSESAANGKHDLFAEDEGGSPSIQCADPSSMHHESMSDSDEVDDIIDDHKTTQPTTPCSTANRKRGRKGMDDVIAGAIMEMAAASKLRTAAMLQCNARHTIADCIRELDEMQGVDEKVYLAALDLFNKPNAREIFLSLKGDKRLIWLRNKCAA from the exons ATGGTTGTTACATTTGATGCTTttttccctcccttctttttaAAACCTGGGGTTTTGTTAATGGAATTAGTGATGTCAAGCCGAGTAACTCGCTCAAGAAGAGAACCACCTCAGCAGGACGACCAAGCAAGAGCTAGATGGACAACATCTCTCACTAAAATACTTGCAGACTTGATGATTCACCAAGTTCAAAAAGGGAACAgacaaaaaaattcttttagcAAGAAAGCATGGAGGTATATCTCTGAtgaattttataagaaaacagGGCTGAAATGGGACAAGGAGCAATTGAAGAACCGATATGCAGTCTTGAGAAGGCAGTATGTTACTGTGAAGTCACTTCTTGATCAAAGTGATTTCAGTTGGGATGAATTCACGGGGACTATTATAGCCAAGGATGAAGCATGGACTGAATACATCAGG GGACATCCTGATGCCGAGACTTTGAAAAACTCTGGCTGCCCAATCTACAAGGAGCTATGCTTGATATTCTCAGAATCAGCTGCCAATGGGAAACACGATTTGTTTGCTGAAGATGAGGGAGGGAGTCCTTCCATTCAATGTGCAGATCCCTCGAGCATGCACCATGAGTCCATGTCAGATTCCGATGAAGTGGATGACATTATAGATGACCACAAAACTACTCAACCAACCACTCCTTGTTCAACAGCAAATCGCAAGAGAGGTCGTAAAGGAATGGATGACGTTATTGCAGGGGCTATAATGGAGATGGCCGCTGCTTCAAAGCTAAGAACAGCCGCTATGCTGCAATGTAATGCCCGACATACCATAGCCGATTGTATTAGAGAACTGGATGAGATGCAAGGTGTTGATGAAAAGGTCTATTTGGCTGCTCTAGATCTATTCAACAAACCTAATGCAAGGGAGATTTTCTTGTCTCTCAAAGGTGACAAGCGCTTGATTTGGTTGCGAAACAAGTGTGCTGCTTAA